The Indicator indicator isolate 239-I01 chromosome 18, UM_Iind_1.1, whole genome shotgun sequence genome includes a region encoding these proteins:
- the SLC26A2 gene encoding sulfate transporter, with amino-acid sequence MAAMAEFNYVNSLTEMPERDDAERSLHHAMFLEPQEKKRSMKALVVKQAKKTCSCTPAKVKDYVFSFFPVFQWLPKYKLREYLLGDIMSGVIVAVLLVPQSIAYSLLAGQEPIYGLYTSFFAGIIYFIFGTSRHISVGIFGVLCLMVGQVVDREIQRAGYDLEPADPDVLRGTAAYLNTTIVPVNQTLPVNQTSQKSLCDKSCYAISVGATMTFIAGVYQVAMGFFQVGFVSVYLSDSLLSGFVTGASFTILTSQAKYLLGLDIPRSSGIGSLISTWVNIFRNIHKTNICDLITSLLCFLVLIPTKELNEHFKSRLKAPIPVELVVIVVATLASHFGKLRETYGSSVAGRIPTGFLPPRPPDWNLIPNVALDAIPIAIIGFAITVSLSEMFAKKHGYSVKANQEMYAIGFCNIIPSFFYCFTTSAALAKTLVKESTGCRTQMSGMVTSLVILLVLLVIAPLFYSLQKCVLAVITIVNLRGALQKFRDLPKMWHLSRVDTVIWLVTMAASAFISTEIGLLVGVCFSMLCVIFRTQRPEAPLLGWVAESETYESLSAYKNLQTKPGVVVFRFEAPLYYINKECFKSTLYKQTGVNPAWVKAAKKKAAKRMLKEKEVDSGGNQTSISMDFVSEPLGFHTIVIDCCAVQFLDTAGIRTLKEVCKDYGEIDVQVLLAQCNPSVRSSLIRGEFFKEGEDHLLFHSVHQAVDFALGAQGHHGTNASKN; translated from the exons ATGGCAGCAATGGCAGAATTCAACTATGTCAATTCACTGACTGAAATGCCAGAAAGAGATGATGCTGAACGCAGTTTACATCATGCAATGTTCTTGGAACcccaagagaaaaagaggagcaTGAAGGCTCTGGTGGttaaacaagcaaagaaaacttGCAGCTGCACTCCAGCCAAAGTTAAAGATtatgttttcagtttctttcctgtctttcagTGGCTTCCTAAATACAAACTAAGAGAGTACCTACTTGGAGACATAATGTCTGGTGTGATCGTGGCGGTCTTACTAGTCCCACAGTCAATTGCCTATTCTCTCTTGGCTGGACAGGAACCTATTTATGGCCTTTATACATCCTTTTTCGCAGGCattatttatttcatatttGGAACCTCCCGCCACATCTCAGTGGGCATCTTCGGTGTGCTTTGCCTAATGGTGGGACAAGTGGTGGATCGTGAAATACAGAGAGCTGGCTATGACTTGGAGCCGGCTGACCCTGATGTTCTCAGGGGTACAGCAGCATATCTGAACACCACCATTGTGCCTGTGAATCAGACATTGCCGGTGAATCAGACATCGCAGAAGTCGCTCTGTGATAAAAGCTGCTATGCAATTTCAGTAGGAGCCACCATGACCTTCATAGCTGGAGTTTATCAG GTGGCCATGGGTTTCTTTCAAGTGGGCTTTGTCTCAGTGTACCTCTCCGATTCATTGCTGAGTGGATTTGTCACGGGTGCCTCCTTCACCATCCTAACCTCACAAGCCAAGTATCTCCTGGGCCTAGACATTCCACGGAGCAGCGGCATCGGCTCCCTCATATCCACGTGGGTGAATATCTTCAGAAACATACATAAGACCAACATCTGTGATCTCATCACCAGCCTCTTGTGCTTTCTTGTACTTATCCCAACCAAAGAGCTTAATGAACATTTTAAATCCAGACTCAAGGCTCCAATACCAGTTGAATTAGTCGTGATCGTGGTAGCTACTCTGGCATCTCACTTTGGGAAGCTGAGAGAGACTTATGGCTCGAGCGTTGCTGGACGCATCCCAACTGGGTTTCTGCCACCCCGCCCTCCAGACTGGAACCTGATTCCTAATGTGGCTCTGGATGCTATCCCCATAGCTATTATTGGTTTTGCCATTACTGTCTCCCTCTCAGAGATGTTTGCCAAAAAGCATGGTTACTCTGTGAAGGCCAACCAGGAAATGTATGCCATTGGCTTCTGCAACATCATTCCCTCCTTCTTCTATTGCTTCACAACAAGCGCAGCTCTTGCCAAGACTCTTGTCAAAGAGTCCACAGGCTGTAGGACACAAATGTCTGGCATGGTGACTAGTTTGGTAATCCTATTAGTCCTCCTTGTGATTGCACCTTTGTTTTATTCTCTTCAGAAATGCGTCCTTGCTGTCATAACCATTGTAAACCTCAGAGGAGCCCTGCAGAAGTTCAGGGACCTGCCAAAAATGTGGCATTTGAGCAGAGTGGACACAGTGATCTGGCTAGTTACTATGGCAGCCTCAGCATTCATCAGTACTGAAATTGGTcttttggttggtgtttgctTCTCTATGCTCTGCGTCATTTTCCGGACTCAGAGACCAGAGGCACCGCTGCTTGGCTGGgtggcagagtctgagacatatGAGTCTCTGTCTGCCTACAAGAACTTGCAAACCAAGCCAGGAGTTGTGGTGTTTCGTTTCGAAGCACCCCTCTACTACATCAACAAAGAGTGCTTTAAGTCCACCCTGTACAAGCAAACTGGAGTCAACCCAGCCTGGGTGAAGGCCGCgaagaaaaaggcagcaaaacgAATGCTTAAAGAGAAAGAGGTGGATTCTGGTGGCAACCAGACCAGCATCTCCATGGATTTTGTCTCTGAACCTTTGGGGTTTCACACAATAGTGATTGACTGTTGTGCAGTACAGTTCCTGGACACAGCAGGAATACGCACGCTCAAAGAGGTCTGCAAGGACTATGGGGAGATAGATGTTCAGGTGCTACTAGCCCAGTGCAATCCTTCAGTGAGGAGTTCCCTCATCCGAGGAGAATTCTTTAAAGAAGGAGAGGACCACCTTCTGTTTCACAGTGTGCACCAGGCTGTGGACTTTGCATTGGGTGCACAAGGGCACCATGGGACCAACGCTTCTAAGAACTAG